One region of Salinirubrum litoreum genomic DNA includes:
- the ilvD gene encoding dihydroxy-acid dehydratase — translation MSQQDRRKDPDLPSSEVTEGTERAPHRAMFRAMGYDDDDLSAPMVGVANPAADITPCNVHLDDVADAAIEGVESAEGMPIEFGTITISDAISMGTEGMKASLISREVIADSVELVAFGERMDALVTVAGCDKNLPGMMMAAIRTDLPSVFLYGGSIMPGEHDGREVTIQNVFEGVGAVASGDMSEDELDDLERHACPGAGSCGGMFTANTMASISEVLGLAPLGSASPPAEDESRYAVAREAGELALEAVREDRTPSSILSKESFENAIALQVAVGGSTNGVLHLLALAAEAGIDLSIEEFDDISHRTPKIANLQPGGTRVMNDLHEIGGVPVVLRRLLDAGLLHGDAETITGRTLAEEIEHLEETGQLPPDEEIEADFLSPVDDPIHEEGAIKILTGNLAPDGSVLKVTGEDNFHHHGPARIFEDEETAMAYVQEGNLESGDVLVIRNEGPQGGPGMREMLGVTAAVVGQGHEDDVALLTDGRFSGATRGPMIGHVAPEAFVGGPIGLLEDGDEITVDIPNRELSVDLSDEELDARREAWERPDPNYASGVLAKYGATFGSAANGAVTNPGAKRDD, via the coding sequence ATGAGCCAACAGGACCGACGAAAGGACCCCGATCTCCCGAGTTCGGAGGTCACCGAGGGGACCGAACGCGCCCCCCACCGGGCGATGTTCCGCGCGATGGGCTACGACGACGACGACCTCTCTGCCCCGATGGTCGGCGTCGCCAACCCCGCCGCCGACATCACGCCCTGCAACGTCCACCTCGACGACGTGGCCGACGCCGCGATCGAGGGCGTCGAGTCGGCCGAGGGGATGCCGATCGAGTTCGGGACGATCACCATCTCCGACGCCATCTCGATGGGCACCGAGGGGATGAAGGCCAGCCTCATCTCGCGTGAGGTCATCGCCGACTCGGTCGAACTCGTCGCCTTCGGCGAGCGCATGGACGCCCTCGTGACGGTCGCGGGCTGTGACAAGAACCTCCCCGGGATGATGATGGCCGCGATCCGGACCGATCTCCCCTCCGTGTTCCTCTACGGCGGGTCGATCATGCCCGGCGAACACGACGGGAGAGAAGTGACCATCCAGAACGTCTTCGAGGGCGTCGGCGCGGTCGCCTCGGGCGACATGAGCGAAGACGAACTGGACGACCTCGAACGCCACGCCTGCCCCGGTGCGGGCTCCTGTGGCGGGATGTTCACCGCGAACACGATGGCCTCCATCTCCGAGGTGCTGGGGCTCGCCCCCCTCGGCTCCGCCAGCCCGCCCGCCGAAGACGAGTCGCGCTACGCGGTCGCCCGCGAGGCCGGCGAACTCGCGCTCGAAGCGGTCCGCGAGGATCGCACCCCCTCCAGCATCCTCTCCAAGGAGTCCTTCGAGAACGCCATCGCCCTCCAAGTGGCAGTCGGTGGCTCGACGAACGGCGTGCTCCACCTGCTCGCACTCGCCGCCGAGGCCGGCATCGACCTCTCCATCGAGGAGTTCGACGACATCTCCCACCGGACGCCGAAGATCGCCAACCTCCAGCCCGGCGGGACGCGCGTGATGAACGACCTCCACGAGATCGGCGGCGTGCCGGTGGTCCTCCGCCGCCTGCTCGACGCCGGCCTGCTCCACGGCGACGCGGAGACGATCACCGGCCGGACCCTCGCCGAGGAGATCGAGCATCTCGAAGAGACGGGACAGCTTCCGCCGGACGAGGAGATCGAGGCCGACTTCCTCTCGCCGGTCGACGACCCGATCCACGAGGAGGGGGCGATCAAGATCCTCACCGGCAACCTCGCCCCGGACGGGAGCGTCCTGAAGGTGACCGGAGAAGACAACTTCCACCACCACGGGCCCGCCCGCATCTTCGAGGACGAGGAGACGGCGATGGCCTACGTGCAGGAGGGGAACCTCGAATCGGGCGACGTGCTCGTCATCCGCAACGAGGGACCGCAGGGCGGCCCGGGGATGCGCGAGATGCTCGGCGTGACGGCGGCGGTCGTCGGCCAGGGACACGAGGACGACGTGGCCCTGCTGACCGACGGGCGCTTCTCCGGCGCGACCAGAGGCCCGATGATCGGCCACGTCGCCCCGGAGGCGTTCGTCGGCGGCCCCATCGGCCTGCTGGAAGACGGCGACGAGATCACGGTCGACATCCCGAACCGGGAGCTGTCGGTCGATCTCTCGGACGAGGAACTGGACGCGCGCCGCGAGGCGTGGGAGCGCCCCGACCCGAACTACGCATCCGGCGTGCTGGCGAAGTACGGCGCGACGTTCGGATCGGCGGCGAACGGTGCGGTGACGAACCCCGGTGCGAAGCGGGACGACTGA
- a CDS encoding acyl-CoA dehydrogenase family protein, with protein MRTADDDTADASDPDANYWDADPALRQAVERALPEADWSDSEPRLAAFGRAVAETIAPNSDTIDRHPPALHTYDAHGEVVNEVEYHPAQAENERLVVEHGVVADSFTAPEGRDEPLPFTHHLGMLALLTYADVGLTCPVAMTSGVALVLDTFDDGSLSEFRDRLVARDPDDWIQGAMFMTEKQGGSDVGKNETTAERDADGDWRLTGEKWFCSNIDAGAPLVLARRPDAPEGTEGLSLFLLSQRDSDPDEGVYYRRLKDKLGTKSVPTGELELDGALAHPVGDLDAGFAQMTRMVNLERLANAAAAVGLMGRCLLEARTHAADREAFGRTLDEHPLMARDLVELTVDHEAAVATTFEAGRQFDAFERGVAGTTETSEAAPTTDADRARRLVRLLVPVVKNRTGRLAVDHASYAMEVLGGNGYVDEFVTHRLLRDAQVLPIWEGATNVLALETLRVLAREGAHEPLLADVSARLDAADDPLLADTVAAVAAARDDCRTALGTLATADRDYAQTQAKELVELLYDVTAGSLLVESASTGLADGDARGVLVAREFVDQHLRERPVRGITSENRRPLDHVDAIVDHESVPPADLRESDESPSTPDAADD; from the coding sequence ATGCGCACCGCAGACGACGACACCGCCGACGCCAGCGACCCCGACGCGAACTACTGGGATGCGGACCCGGCCCTCCGGCAGGCAGTTGAACGCGCACTCCCCGAGGCGGACTGGTCGGACAGCGAACCCCGTCTCGCCGCCTTCGGCCGGGCGGTCGCCGAGACCATCGCACCGAACAGCGACACAATCGACCGCCACCCGCCGGCACTGCACACCTACGACGCCCACGGCGAGGTGGTGAACGAGGTCGAGTACCACCCCGCGCAGGCCGAGAACGAACGACTCGTGGTCGAACACGGCGTGGTGGCCGACAGCTTCACCGCACCCGAGGGCCGCGACGAGCCACTCCCCTTCACCCACCACCTCGGGATGCTGGCCCTGTTGACCTACGCCGACGTGGGCCTGACCTGCCCGGTCGCCATGACCTCCGGCGTGGCGCTCGTCCTCGACACGTTCGACGACGGGAGTCTGAGCGAGTTCCGCGACCGACTGGTCGCCCGCGACCCCGACGACTGGATCCAGGGCGCGATGTTCATGACCGAGAAACAGGGCGGGAGCGACGTCGGGAAAAACGAGACGACCGCCGAACGGGATGCCGACGGGGACTGGCGGCTCACCGGCGAGAAGTGGTTCTGCTCGAATATCGACGCCGGGGCACCGCTCGTGCTCGCTCGGCGACCCGACGCCCCCGAGGGCACCGAGGGCCTCTCGCTGTTCCTCCTCTCACAGCGCGACTCCGACCCCGACGAGGGCGTCTACTACCGCCGCCTGAAGGACAAACTCGGCACGAAGTCGGTGCCGACCGGCGAACTCGAACTCGACGGCGCGCTCGCACACCCGGTCGGTGATCTGGACGCCGGCTTCGCGCAGATGACCCGGATGGTGAACCTCGAACGCCTCGCCAACGCGGCCGCCGCAGTCGGCCTGATGGGCCGGTGTCTGCTCGAAGCACGGACCCACGCCGCCGACCGCGAGGCGTTCGGCCGGACGTTGGACGAGCATCCCCTGATGGCGCGTGACCTGGTCGAACTGACGGTCGACCACGAGGCCGCAGTCGCCACGACGTTCGAGGCGGGCCGGCAGTTCGACGCCTTCGAGCGCGGCGTCGCGGGCACCACCGAAACGAGCGAAGCGGCCCCGACGACCGACGCCGACCGTGCCCGGCGACTGGTCCGCCTGCTCGTCCCGGTAGTCAAGAACCGCACCGGTCGACTGGCGGTCGATCACGCCAGTTACGCGATGGAAGTTCTCGGCGGGAACGGCTACGTCGACGAGTTCGTCACCCACCGACTGCTCCGGGACGCGCAGGTGCTGCCCATCTGGGAAGGGGCGACGAACGTCCTCGCACTGGAGACGCTCCGCGTCCTCGCCCGCGAAGGCGCACACGAACCACTGCTCGCGGACGTGAGTGCCCGCCTCGACGCGGCCGACGACCCACTGCTAGCCGACACGGTCGCGGCCGTCGCGGCCGCGCGCGACGACTGCCGGACCGCACTCGGGACGCTGGCGACCGCCGACCGCGACTACGCCCAGACGCAGGCGAAGGAACTCGTCGAACTGTTGTACGACGTAACGGCTGGGAGTCTGCTCGTCGAGTCGGCGAGTACGGGACTGGCAGACGGGGACGCACGCGGCGTCCTCGTCGCCCGCGAGTTCGTCGACCAACACCTCCGGGAGCGGCCGGTTCGCGGGATCACGAGCGAGAACCGGCGGCCGCTGGATCACGTCGACGCTATCGTCGACCACGAGTCGGTCCCGCCTGCGGATCTGCGGGAGTCCGACGAGTCGCCGTCCACGCCGGACGCGGCCGACGATTGA